The Neodiprion pinetum isolate iyNeoPine1 chromosome 5, iyNeoPine1.2, whole genome shotgun sequence genome segment GAAAAGCAACATTGCCTGCGAATAATCCTTTCCACTAAAGGGTAGTGATTCTactttgttttgttttatcaacttatttgttgttatttacttgttcttgttttcaatattatcCGAGAAACGTTCtgttttttcaagaattttctctcttatatttttcaattatttgtcaCCCAACAGCACATAGATATTCAGGGCAACATTACCGTAGAATTCATGATACTTGTGCCTTAAGGGTATAAGATTTGCATTTCATAGTGATATTACTCAATTCAAACTGCTGAATTGAAAGTATAGTGTTGAGCAACTCAAAGCGTaccaaaaagtaaaaagaaaacaatcaaAAAAGAATGGTTATCGAAGTTTATTGATTTTGAATGAACAAATTTCttctaattatattattaactGAATCTAATTCATCAACTAGACATAATAATCcatataaattgtataatcGCAACTGCCGGCACAATATTTCttcatattcaaaatatattcTGTAAATCCAAATCATTTCCATTGTAAAAGTAAATGATGCAAAactatatttaattttcctatAATGACCATTCGGTGAAATGCCAAAACCTAAATTCCCTTGGGTTTGGCCAAACATCAGACGACAGTTTTTTGTTGAATATGACTGTTTTTATCTCATGACTTCTCCTTCTAACAGAACAAATAGTCGTATTTTCTTCACCGTAGAAGCTGATCTTCTCGACGGCTTCCTATCGCAGAACGGAGCCTCGGCCGCAGCCGCTTTCATAGTGGCGCGTTTCACATTTCACTTTGGAAAATCGGATTTCTCTCCGAATTCTCGTCCGATTGTTGAGGGATGAGATTGAGTCTCGACTtgacaaaaatcattttctctcCGCATAATAGTATAGCTACTTTTTCAAGGACATTTTAGCTCAAAGCCGACGTCGAATACTCAAACTTTGATTCTCAAAATTGGTCCTTAAGCCTATTTTACGTCTGTCGAAAAAGATACAAGTCGCTTCAGGTGACGCGGCGTCACGGCGAATTATGGCTCGGAATAATCAGACACTTGACACCACGAGTCAAAGAAAATGATACTCTGCTATGATCTGCGGACCATGTTGCACTAAGAATTAGGAGACTCCGAAAAACGCATATATTCCACTGGGACAGCATTCAAAATGCGTGATTTAACGTgaaacaaataattcaaatgaatgatttcaaattcaaataaattcaacaTTATCCTGACGCGCATCGCACGATAAAATTACCGCTCGTGTGTCTTCGCATTTCACGTCACAGAGGCATTGCATTAGCTTAGTTATTTCCGCGATTCTAAATAATCATTGCGGAACATCAAAGTGTAGACAGTGATGACCTCATCCCTTCGAAATCACTCGCGGCTGCCGATGAGCTTATGAATTATATCCAATGAAATGTACTTCCGTTCCATATAACATGTTTTTATTTGACTTATTTTATTCtctcgttactttttttttcaattgttcacAGAGTACTTTTGTTCAGGTGCGCGGAGttccgcccccccccccccccccccccatcatGACCACGGAGCTTTCCTTCTTTTATTGATTTGAAATCATGTTCCACCAAATTGACAATGCATACGTTAACAGTTGCAGCGACTATTTTGACATTCGTCGCTTCGAATGCCGGCACATTTTACCGGGACTTGAGGATGATCGCAGTTTCAATTGTCACTGCGTTGTGACAGCATCACACGATGATTTGTTACAACCGTGCTGGGTGTACAATAGTCAACGAATCCAGTTGGTTGATTTGacaaattgtagaaaaaagatTCTATTACCTAAAGTCATAAAGTGGTTTATTTCCTTCCGTATTGTCAGCTGAGTTGCGATAATACGTGCCGATATTTTCTATACGACGTACATACATAGCGATTGAACAAGATCTTGGAAGTCTGCCGATGCTTCCGATATGCAAGATGATTCAATACGCTGTAATTACGTAACCCTTAATAAATTTCTTGTCTTGAGGGATATCAATTTGTTACCGCTGACGGGATATTCGTGACTGCATTAGTGTCAACTGACTCCGAATACCGCGATAACGAAATTCTGACGCACAAGGATCGAACGAAAATTAGCAATCTGATGGCTGTACCTCTGATTTTAAAGGCAAATCGGATATTCGAAAGGCTTCGAGTAAATTCAGGTGTCCCAGTCACTGATTCTCTTTAAGCGGTAAGTAATTACTGGCCTTGAGTGGAAAGTGGGGAAAATGATCAATCTGGGGGTAATATGTGATGCGCTGTTCCCCCTCTGTATATAAACGGCGAGTCTGACTTCAGGTTCTAGAGATCAGTTCAATCAGAGCGGAGACAGGAATCTTATCTGCCTTGTAATATTACCCGACAGAAACGTGAGTTAAGTGAAGACTAACAAAGACAGGTGTTGCGATACGACAGGCCGATTTCAATGAAAGGATCCCGCAGAATCCTTATGGAAATTGACTCCAGCTCGGCTTAGTTGGATTTTCAGTATATTATAGTACATATCTTCCCGATCAAAAGTTCGCACGCACACAAGTACCAAAAATCAGTAGTTTCCGAGGTATAGGCTTCGGAAGGAGGGGTTAATGGACTTTTCGATGTCTACGGATTAGACGATCTTTACGAATTACAAAGCTTCAAGGGGGATTTGAAATCGAATGCATTATTCAAAAACTGCACAGCCGATTCGTAGAGACTCCGCAGAGGCGTGAAGAACAGGACAAGTCGATTTTCGCAACAATCGGAGGGTCTCGCTCTTCACGCGAAATCTGACGTTGCATCTCCTTCCGGTCAACCAACGAGTTTATTAATGGAATCAATCATAACTTCCTGCCTATATTTGAGAATCAACCGTCAAGTTTTTTGAGtgatttgtttcatttcaagTCTCCTTGAAGCTTTGGAATTCATGCAACTCACGGAAGCCGTAGACATCAAAACCGTCTGGGCACCTTTCTTCCGAAGCCTGTATCTCGGAAATTACTGATTTTTGGGACTTGTGTCAAAAAGAACTTTAAATGAAATCCAGCCAATAAAACGGGGAGCCAATTCCCGTAAGGATTCGGCGGGGTCCTTTCATCTcagggaaaaatgaaaagagcCGTGTTTCGGGTTTTCACTGAATCGCAGGATGGACCTTTTGACGGTAGCCACGCTTTCGGTGGCATGCATCGTGTTGTACCGGATAATCAACGTCGCACTCAAggtgttgaaaattgtattgcTCTCCGATTTCCCGTCTAATGCTGAGGAACTTCCAAGTCTGCCTTTCCTAGGTCATGCGTATCTCTTCATTGGCGACACTGAAGGTGAGTAAAATCCTTTTGCTGTCGAATTGGCTGTCCAATCTCGAGTAACAAATAACATTATATTACGCGTCTCGTTCTCGATGATGTTACTTGTAGTAACGTCAGTTGAGGCAAATTTCACAGTTTTCagagtttttttgttttttttgtgtgtgtgtgtggtcaCCCCTGACTACCCTCATATCGTTTTGTTGTGCGACACGAACAACGAGTAAGAGTACGAAGAAATccaaattataaacaaataacaaGAATCCCGAGGACGCAAATATgccgaaagaaaagaaaagaaaaaggtcGAGGTCGAGATCTAATGAAAGGAGGAGGAGTGAGGATACGAGGTTTCGAAATATGCAAGCGCAATTGGATAACCTCACTAGCCTTGTTGTCGAGTTGACGCGGAGCATGGCAACGCGTGAACCTACGCtgccaaaacaaaaaaatgaccaAGATTCCCTCCCAGGTAAGAATTATACAGGTTCATCACCCCCACCCCTCCCCCGTTGCTTGctatctcttttttctttcgaacatCGGCATggagaaaatttctctcagtaaGACCGAACAAACCTCGACAAGTTCCACACGAACTTTAGAGGTTTAGGTAGCACATCTCGATTAATTCCACACGAATTTCCGAGAAAATGACGGTAAAAAATTACGTAATCTTCAACAAGAGGATATATCGCCCTGTCAGCGTCAATGAGACAATGACGAACCAATAGGTTATTTCTACCGCCCcctccctttttttctcaacagaTAAACAGAAGGACGGggagaatgaaaatatgacggAAAGTGCCACCGAAACTCCCAAAGAGCAAAACCTCTCGCATGAAACCAACAAGGTATCCGAGGAAGGGGAGATCGATGAGCTCGAGATTCGCGAACGAGCTgcaaggaaagaaaattttctggACCTGCTGGGCGAAGACCCGACAGCctcaaaagaaatcaagattGCGTTCGACGCAGACTTACAGACAAGGTGGAAAAAATGGATGGAAGATGGGTATCCAGAGGAAACCAAGAGAAAGACTCTTGAAAAATATCCGAGAAAAGCAGAACTGCACACGGAGGCTCCAATGATAAATCCAGAAATCGTTACCACGATGACGGATATAGGGAAAAAACGTGACCAACATTTCGAGTACACGCAAAACTGTGTAGGCTCGGGTATTTCTGCCATTGGGGGAGCGATCTCCATGATTCTTAACCCACCGGAAGACGGGGTTGACGAGCAATTGCTCCTCGAGTACCTCTGTGATGCAGGAAAACTATTCACCGACGTGCATCACCAGCAAACGGTGGCGAGAAAGTCCTTTATCACGCCAATGCTAAACAAGTCAATGAAACCGATAATCGACGCAGCAAAATCGGATGTATGGCTGTATGGCGAAAAATTCGCTGAGCGGTTAAAGGAGGCAAAAACCGTTGAAAGAGCGTGCGCCGATCTCAAATCGGCGGAAAAACCATCGGACAAGAATAAAACAAGGACCCAGGGAAACTGGAAGCACCCACCTGCGAACTATCGTCAGGTGGGGGGAACTCAAAAACGACCATCAATGAAGTTCAAGCAGAAACCGTACACGGGAAGACCGCAGCCCCGACCGTCGTCACGAACATCGTCACAAACGAGGAGGAAATAAAATCGGTAAGGATCAAAGCGGGCCGTCTAAAACTCTTCACCAAAAAATGGGAAGATATCACGACAGATAAATTTACCCTGCAATGCGTTACAGGATACAGAATCCCCTTTAGGTTTCACCCGACTCAAACAATTCCTCCCAAAGAACCGCCTAGGTCAGCATATGAGGAGAAGCTCTTGAAAAGTAGCATAGATGAATTACTCTATACAGAGGCAATAGAAGAGTGCGGAAGTTGCGAAGAGCAGTTTCTTTCGTCGTATTTCCACGTGCCCAAGCCGGACGGGTCAAACAGATTCATAATTAATCTGAAAAGTCTGAACAAGTTTATAGAAGCGCCCCATTTCAAAATGGAGGACATCCGAACTGCACAAAACTTACTATCGAAGCATGATTTTATGGCAAAAATAGATTTGAAGGACGCGTACTATCAAATACCTCTTTATGAACCGCACAGAAAATTCCTAAGATTTTCCTTCCAaggaaaattgtttcaatttaaatgTCTCCCATTCGGTCTGAATACGAGCCCATTTACGTTCACAAAGATTATGAGATCGGTTTTCAGTCAACTAAGAAATCAAGGCATACTTTCTGTCATATATATTGACGATATTCTACTGATTAATCAGTCATatgaaaattgtatgaaaGACATTGCAAAAACAAAGACTTGTTTAGAGCGGCTCGGTTTTATTattaacgagaaaaaaagtacaCTAGTTCCAACCCAGCGCTGCGGATTTCTTGGTTTGATTATTGACTCAGTAGAATATAGACTGGAATTACCacaggaaaagaaagaaaaaatttgcaaaatgcTCAAACCTTTTATGGAAAAGACCACACACAAAATTCGCGAATTAGCAAGTCTCCTCGGTACACTCAACGCCGCAACCCCGGCAGTAGCGTATAGTTTAACGTATTGTAAAAGactagagagaaaaaaattcttagcCCTGATAGCAAGCGATATCGATTACGAAGGGAAAGTAACAATTAACGAAAGAGTTCGGGAAGATTTAGTGTGGTGGAAAACGAATGTTAGCAAGGGCTTCAGTAAGATCAGAACGAAAAAATTCGCCCTAGAGATTAGCTCAGACGCCTCGCCGACGGGTTGGGGTGCCCACAGTGAGAACAGAAGTACGCAcgatttttgggaaaaaagtcatgaaaaatatagtataaACTACCTCGAGCTTCTGG includes the following:
- the LOC124218919 gene encoding uncharacterized protein; the encoded protein is MPKEKKRKRSRSRSNERRRSEDTRFRNMQAQLDNLTSLVVELTRSMATREPTLPKQKNDQDSLPDKQKDGENENMTESATETPKEQNLSHETNKVSEEGEIDELEIRERAARKENFLDLLGEDPTASKEIKIAFDADLQTRWKKWMEDGYPEETKRKTLEKYPRKAELHTEAPMINPEIVTTMTDIGKKRDQHFEYTQNCVGSGISAIGGAISMILNPPEDGVDEQLLLEYLCDAGKLFTDVHHQQTVARKSFITPMLNKSMKPIIDAAKSDVWLYGEKFAERLKEAKTVERACADLKSAEKPSDKNKTRTQGNWKHPPANYRQVGGTQKRPSMKFKQKPYTGRPQPRPSSRTSSQTRRK